One bacterium genomic region harbors:
- a CDS encoding DUF350 domain-containing protein: MRRLILSALFVMVLLFSTPLIAENGGSWRPNTFLMSIVSTMVFGAIGIVMAIVGFKVFDLVTPFNLEQEICEKQNLAVSILCGAFIIGVCIIIAVAVI, encoded by the coding sequence ATGCGAAGATTGATTCTGAGTGCGTTGTTCGTGATGGTGCTTCTGTTCTCCACTCCACTCATTGCCGAGAATGGCGGCTCGTGGCGCCCGAATACTTTTCTGATGTCGATTGTTTCAACGATGGTATTTGGGGCCATTGGAATCGTGATGGCGATTGTCGGATTTAAGGTCTTCGATCTGGTAACTCCGTTCAATCTGGAACAGGAAATATGCGAAAAGCAGAACCTTGCGGTTTCGATTCTCTGCGGCGCATTTATCATCGGAGTCTGCATCATCATTGCTGTTGCCGTGATTTAG
- a CDS encoding DUF4178 domain-containing protein yields MKLRAVKCPGCGSSARLRDGAESGFCTNCGGPITLEQALAAERKGLKEYPNETIVNPGMKATRNAKAYEVIGRIVVGMEEEGETYLWDEFELVAADGDAMFLEFDEGSWKLMETFTPNTPIGPDEIAGLHIGSSVSMDGRTYNVTQISVSTVHFVQGELTYAASVDDKASYMDAQHGNNLLTVEWKEDEIEFYRGRFLTERQVYEIFGRHDLIQAQKVKTEKAKHRAVFASICMALAILAFILSGILSSLGKQIYSQQTTFDAIPAEGARFGPVRLRPDQRYRLKLDSGLREASAWAVGVVESADGIELFANEHDFWDESGSDSDGAWHESDLAFSRDFVVDKEEDYYVRLYMEEDPPLNANTPVFQHVGFSILEGVYGVSYLAMYGILGFVTAVLFYIRAFASFAAGQSK; encoded by the coding sequence ATGAAACTTCGTGCAGTTAAATGTCCCGGATGTGGCTCTTCCGCGCGATTGCGGGATGGAGCAGAAAGCGGTTTTTGCACGAATTGCGGCGGTCCCATCACGCTCGAACAAGCCCTTGCTGCTGAACGAAAAGGTTTAAAAGAATATCCGAATGAGACCATCGTAAATCCAGGTATGAAAGCGACCAGGAATGCGAAAGCCTATGAGGTAATCGGCAGGATTGTTGTTGGGATGGAAGAGGAAGGGGAGACGTATTTATGGGATGAGTTTGAGCTCGTTGCCGCTGACGGTGATGCGATGTTTCTGGAATTTGACGAAGGCAGTTGGAAACTGATGGAAACCTTCACGCCGAATACTCCCATCGGGCCGGATGAAATCGCAGGCCTGCACATCGGAAGCAGTGTTTCCATGGATGGAAGGACATATAATGTGACGCAAATCAGCGTTTCTACTGTTCATTTCGTTCAAGGTGAGCTTACATATGCCGCAAGTGTTGATGACAAAGCATCTTATATGGACGCTCAACACGGAAATAATCTTCTGACAGTCGAATGGAAAGAAGACGAAATAGAGTTTTACCGCGGACGATTCCTTACAGAGCGTCAAGTCTACGAAATTTTTGGGCGGCATGACCTGATCCAGGCTCAGAAGGTTAAGACTGAAAAAGCCAAACATCGCGCAGTATTTGCCAGCATTTGTATGGCGCTTGCCATTCTTGCTTTTATCCTTTCAGGAATTTTGTCGTCTCTGGGAAAACAGATTTACAGTCAGCAAACGACTTTTGACGCCATTCCAGCGGAAGGCGCGCGGTTTGGACCTGTTCGCCTTCGCCCCGATCAAAGATACCGGCTGAAATTGGATTCGGGGCTTCGAGAGGCCTCGGCCTGGGCAGTGGGAGTCGTGGAGTCTGCTGACGGAATAGAGCTTTTCGCCAATGAGCATGACTTCTGGGATGAATCCGGAAGTGACTCTGATGGCGCCTGGCACGAATCGGACCTGGCCTTTTCGCGCGATTTCGTCGTTGATAAAGAAGAAGACTATTATGTTCGGTTGTATATGGAGGAGGATCCTCCTTTAAACGCCAATACACCGGTATTTCAACATGTTGGTTTTTCGATTCTTGAAGGAGTCTACGGCGTTTCTTATCTGGCCATGTATGGAATACTTGGTTTTGTGACAGCGGTGTTGTTTTATATCAGGGCATTCGCTTCCTTTGCAGCCGGTCAAAGTAAATAG
- a CDS encoding DUF4178 domain-containing protein → MILLMEADVLNCPSCGGPVELANRFVKMVVCNYCGNALAVDNKKLDPTGKTAALVDYPTRFRTGLTCRLRGQKFEILGRVRLEDEDGYWDEWYIQFDDGSVAWLEEEEGELTLSRKQKLTTEVPDFQKARVGTRVTINNQPFFITERCTARIAGAEGQIFYKVHTNQAVRFLDGNIGGKLAAVEYGEDQIEFTVGEIIPMNEIEITE, encoded by the coding sequence ATGATTCTGCTGATGGAAGCGGATGTTTTAAATTGTCCTTCCTGTGGCGGACCGGTGGAGCTGGCGAACCGGTTTGTAAAGATGGTGGTTTGCAATTACTGTGGAAATGCGCTTGCGGTTGACAATAAGAAACTCGATCCTACCGGAAAAACAGCGGCTCTCGTAGATTATCCTACCCGTTTTCGTACCGGACTGACCTGCCGGTTGCGCGGCCAAAAATTTGAAATCCTGGGACGCGTACGTCTGGAGGATGAAGATGGCTACTGGGATGAATGGTACATCCAATTCGATGATGGAAGTGTTGCGTGGCTGGAAGAAGAGGAAGGGGAGTTAACTTTATCTCGCAAGCAGAAGTTAACAACGGAAGTCCCGGATTTTCAAAAGGCCCGTGTCGGCACTCGAGTTACGATTAACAATCAACCTTTTTTCATCACCGAACGTTGCACGGCGCGGATCGCCGGCGCGGAGGGCCAGATCTTTTATAAGGTTCACACGAATCAGGCGGTGCGGTTCCTGGATGGAAATATCGGAGGCAAGCTGGCTGCAGTTGAATACGGAGAAGACCAGATTGAATTCACTGTGGGTGAAATCATTCCCATGAACGAGATTGAAATAACGGAGTAA
- a CDS encoding PaaI family thioesterase codes for MRKKHSEFEVWEERAKIAKVSRFIGQKLEVMEEGVCKIILPFRDDFEQLFGVVHGGFITLIADTAGYFAAATLAGEIPLATAEIKMNFIAPVYRDELYAIGKVVKKGRQLIVCELKVFTSRENRLVALGIATYSRISSNKVKPATIQP; via the coding sequence TTGCGTAAAAAACATTCCGAGTTCGAAGTCTGGGAGGAGCGTGCCAAGATTGCAAAAGTCTCCCGGTTCATTGGCCAGAAACTGGAAGTAATGGAAGAGGGCGTGTGTAAAATCATTCTTCCTTTCAGGGATGATTTTGAACAGCTCTTTGGAGTGGTTCATGGCGGTTTCATCACTTTAATCGCGGATACGGCGGGCTACTTTGCCGCAGCCACGCTTGCAGGGGAAATTCCTCTGGCGACCGCCGAAATCAAAATGAATTTTATTGCGCCTGTTTATCGCGACGAACTGTACGCCATAGGAAAAGTGGTCAAGAAAGGTCGCCAGCTGATTGTTTGTGAGCTAAAAGTTTTTACCTCACGCGAAAATCGCCTGGTTGCGTTGGGTATTGCGACCTACAGCCGCATCTCATCTAACAAGGTCAAACCCGCCACGATACAACCTTGA
- a CDS encoding NAD(P)H-binding protein, which translates to MKSVFIAGSTGYLGSRLVNLLLQQGYNVEALVRKGSENKAPAGSKKIMGDALNAESYQDSISSGTFVHLVGVANPSPAKARLFRSIDLPAAFASIDAAVHAGVQHFIYLSVAHPAPVMKAYIQTRMEAEEKLRSSGLNATILRPWYVLGPGHRWAYALIPFYKVCELIPATREGARRCDLVTLKQMLAALIDAVENPFSGIRIVEVPEIRSLGKSK; encoded by the coding sequence TTGAAATCCGTATTCATTGCCGGAAGCACCGGATATCTTGGCAGTCGATTGGTAAATCTGCTTCTTCAACAGGGATATAATGTTGAAGCGCTTGTTCGAAAAGGATCGGAGAATAAGGCTCCGGCAGGATCCAAAAAAATCATGGGCGATGCTTTGAATGCAGAAAGTTATCAGGATTCCATTTCATCCGGAACTTTCGTGCATCTTGTGGGTGTTGCGAATCCGAGTCCCGCCAAAGCAAGGCTCTTTCGTTCGATCGATTTGCCCGCTGCTTTTGCTTCCATCGATGCAGCAGTTCACGCAGGGGTTCAACATTTCATTTATCTCAGCGTTGCGCATCCTGCTCCTGTTATGAAAGCGTACATTCAGACACGGATGGAAGCGGAGGAAAAGTTAAGGAGCTCCGGTTTAAATGCAACCATCCTTCGACCCTGGTACGTTCTTGGACCAGGACACCGGTGGGCTTACGCCTTGATTCCATTCTATAAGGTGTGCGAGCTCATTCCTGCAACCAGAGAAGGGGCCCGGCGCTGCGATCTGGTTACGTTGAAACAAATGCTCGCGGCATTGATCGATGCGGTCGAGAATCCTTTCAGCGGAATCCGCATCGTTGAAGTTCCTGAAATCCGAAGTCTCGGCAAGTCAAAGTAA
- a CDS encoding peptidoglycan DD-metalloendopeptidase family protein translates to MGSRFFNGNEQSSVAVPAAGSQARRPRYFVFAVAAFLVATELLAQEAPDPSATPDDSEEITLQKLETIQKEISALRQEANRLSTQENSVLAQLAQHEVEYKMKTHEIELLELRQTKTEGDIQKLQATYQEMEKSLQKQKEYLTRRLVEAYKLGELNYLKLLLRANQSADLLRSYQYIAYLAKDDSRKVQNYRASMVDLEQTRLRLEQEKRNLDRLRGDLQGAHDSLEASRQEKLRLLSSIRDEKSMHLNAMSDLRVAANQLQQFFAGAAPVPVLQSPENLPSLMKQKGALDWPVSGRITRQFGVYRHPRFGTTTMSNGVEISAPEGTDVRAVFDGQVVFAEWFKGYGQSVILSHSDGYYTLYAHNSELLVQRGQIVHRAQNIARVGSTGVIEGNPSLYFEIRKKDQPVNPREWLRRR, encoded by the coding sequence ATGGGAAGCCGCTTTTTTAATGGAAATGAGCAAAGTAGCGTAGCCGTCCCGGCCGCGGGTTCGCAGGCGAGACGCCCGCGCTACTTTGTTTTTGCCGTAGCAGCCTTTCTGGTTGCTACGGAGCTTCTTGCTCAAGAAGCTCCCGATCCTTCCGCTACACCCGACGATTCGGAAGAGATAACACTTCAAAAACTAGAGACAATTCAAAAGGAGATCTCTGCTCTCCGGCAGGAAGCAAACCGTTTAAGCACCCAGGAGAATTCAGTCCTTGCACAGCTCGCGCAACATGAAGTCGAATACAAAATGAAGACTCACGAAATCGAGCTTCTGGAATTGCGCCAAACGAAGACGGAAGGGGACATTCAGAAACTGCAGGCTACATATCAGGAGATGGAAAAGAGTCTCCAGAAGCAGAAGGAATATTTGACGCGCCGCCTTGTGGAAGCTTACAAGCTGGGCGAACTGAATTATTTGAAGTTGTTACTGCGCGCGAACCAGTCTGCAGATCTATTGCGGAGCTATCAATACATTGCTTATCTCGCTAAGGATGACAGCCGGAAGGTTCAGAACTATCGCGCTTCGATGGTGGATCTAGAACAGACCCGTTTGCGTTTGGAGCAGGAGAAGCGGAATCTGGATCGGCTGAGGGGAGATTTGCAGGGGGCGCATGATTCCCTGGAAGCGAGCCGGCAGGAAAAACTACGTTTGTTGAGTTCGATTCGCGATGAAAAATCAATGCATCTGAACGCAATGAGTGACTTGCGAGTCGCGGCAAATCAGTTGCAACAGTTTTTTGCGGGAGCGGCCCCGGTTCCTGTTTTGCAAAGTCCTGAAAATCTTCCGTCGCTCATGAAACAAAAAGGGGCGCTGGATTGGCCTGTGTCAGGCAGAATTACCCGCCAATTCGGTGTTTACCGCCATCCGAGGTTTGGCACGACCACGATGAGTAATGGGGTCGAAATCTCAGCTCCTGAAGGAACCGACGTTCGGGCAGTTTTCGATGGACAGGTCGTGTTTGCTGAATGGTTCAAGGGATATGGGCAGTCCGTGATTCTGTCACACTCGGATGGTTATTACACGCTGTATGCCCATAATTCTGAACTGCTTGTACAAAGAGGCCAGATCGTCCATCGCGCTCAGAATATAGCGCGTGTTGGATCCACGGGTGTCATTGAAGGAAACCCCTCCTTGTACTTCGAGATCCGCAAAAAGGATCAACCGGTGAATCCCAGGGAATGGCTGCGCAGACGGTAA
- a CDS encoding alkaline phosphatase family protein: MPGFIKTKKFLVLLALIVAGGVFLNFSVWSHPKMRDVKEKVIIIGFDGMDPDLAQQYMDQGLLPHFKKLAAQGTFTSLGTTNPPESPVAWASFQTGLNPGGHNIYDFLTRSTETYLPNLGMVSVEPPKFLWKLIPIKMPHVETIRKGTPFWVQAGKNGIRTTVLTVPLSYPPDDIPGGFMMAGLPLPDIRGTTGTFYYWATDLSDFEVGDAEMGGKIGRLEFNGDKATTVIMGPSNPILKAEQEELKALPKDQRTIEQQARYEQLMESGFKDVKVEMDVQKVAGGVKIRVHEQQIDLKKGEWSDWVPLTFKINPIVKMRGMSQFLLLEEEPEVKLYMSPVNWDPRNPPLPITKPDDWSKKLVKEVGIYRTLGWAEATWPLNEERIDEATFIADAYVAMKDRMKIMENELKKRNWNLFVSVYETTDRFQHMFYRLLDPKHPYHDAELAAKYGNVVRDLYVQCDKIVGKAMEYADENTTFMVVSDHGFHSFRKSVNLNTWLVKNGYMYLHGMEDKSYTLNDLFDRGQFWVNTDWTKTKAYAMGLGQIYINLQGREKQGTVAPGEEYAKLQDELVAKLKEIKDEETGESVILDVYKRDDIYHGEYIGNAPDLMVGFNEGYRVSWQTTLGGIPKDLLENNMKKWSGDHCSYDYKITAGVLLSNRKIAKTDPHLVDIAPTVFKALSITTLPNLDGKPLF; this comes from the coding sequence ATGCCTGGATTCATTAAAACAAAAAAATTCTTAGTTCTGCTGGCTTTGATTGTCGCAGGCGGAGTTTTCCTGAATTTCTCGGTTTGGTCCCATCCCAAGATGCGGGATGTAAAAGAAAAAGTAATCATCATCGGTTTCGACGGAATGGATCCCGATCTGGCTCAACAATATATGGATCAGGGATTACTTCCGCATTTCAAAAAGCTGGCCGCTCAGGGAACTTTTACCTCTCTGGGCACGACAAATCCACCGGAATCCCCGGTGGCTTGGGCATCTTTTCAAACAGGATTAAATCCCGGTGGACACAACATCTATGACTTCCTGACTCGCAGCACGGAAACATATTTGCCGAATCTCGGGATGGTCAGCGTAGAACCTCCGAAATTCTTATGGAAGCTGATTCCGATCAAAATGCCGCACGTCGAAACGATCCGCAAAGGAACACCCTTCTGGGTCCAGGCAGGTAAAAATGGCATTCGCACAACAGTACTGACCGTGCCTCTGTCCTATCCACCGGATGATATCCCCGGCGGATTCATGATGGCTGGATTGCCGCTGCCTGACATTCGCGGAACAACGGGAACCTTTTACTACTGGGCCACCGACCTCTCTGATTTCGAAGTGGGCGATGCGGAAATGGGCGGCAAAATCGGTCGCTTAGAGTTCAATGGTGATAAAGCGACCACAGTCATCATGGGTCCTTCAAATCCGATTCTCAAAGCGGAGCAGGAAGAGCTCAAAGCGCTTCCTAAAGATCAAAGGACAATTGAACAGCAAGCCCGTTATGAACAACTCATGGAAAGCGGTTTTAAAGACGTTAAAGTGGAGATGGACGTCCAGAAAGTTGCCGGAGGCGTGAAGATTCGCGTCCACGAACAGCAGATCGATTTGAAGAAGGGGGAATGGAGCGATTGGGTTCCGCTCACATTCAAGATCAATCCGATTGTGAAAATGCGTGGAATGTCGCAGTTCTTGTTGTTGGAAGAAGAGCCCGAAGTGAAGCTTTATATGTCTCCAGTCAACTGGGATCCTCGCAATCCGCCGCTTCCGATTACAAAACCGGACGATTGGTCCAAAAAACTCGTAAAAGAGGTTGGCATTTATAGAACTCTCGGTTGGGCCGAAGCAACATGGCCGTTGAATGAAGAGCGAATTGATGAAGCCACGTTCATTGCGGATGCTTATGTTGCGATGAAAGACCGGATGAAGATCATGGAAAATGAGTTGAAGAAACGAAATTGGAATCTGTTCGTTTCCGTTTACGAAACCACAGACCGTTTCCAGCACATGTTTTATCGTTTGCTCGATCCAAAGCATCCTTATCATGATGCCGAGCTCGCAGCAAAGTACGGGAATGTAGTTCGCGACTTGTATGTTCAGTGCGACAAGATTGTCGGTAAAGCGATGGAGTACGCAGATGAGAACACCACTTTCATGGTGGTTTCCGATCATGGTTTCCATTCGTTCCGAAAGAGCGTAAACCTGAATACCTGGCTGGTGAAAAACGGATATATGTATCTTCACGGGATGGAAGACAAGAGCTACACGTTGAATGATCTGTTTGATCGCGGACAATTCTGGGTGAATACGGATTGGACAAAAACAAAAGCTTACGCCATGGGTCTGGGTCAGATTTACATCAACCTGCAGGGCCGCGAAAAGCAGGGCACAGTGGCGCCCGGTGAAGAGTACGCGAAGCTGCAGGATGAGTTGGTCGCAAAACTGAAAGAAATTAAAGATGAGGAAACGGGTGAATCGGTCATTCTGGATGTTTACAAGCGTGATGACATCTACCACGGTGAATACATTGGAAATGCTCCGGATCTCATGGTTGGCTTCAATGAAGGGTACCGGGTTTCCTGGCAGACAACACTCGGCGGAATTCCAAAAGATCTGTTGGAAAACAATATGAAAAAGTGGAGTGGAGATCATTGCTCCTACGATTACAAAATTACAGCTGGTGTTCTGCTGTCGAACAGGAAGATTGCCAAAACAGATCCGCATTTAGTGGATATCGCGCCTACTGTATTTAAGGCATTAAGTATTACCACACTGCCAAATCTTGATGGGAAGCCGCTTTTTTAA
- the mtaB gene encoding tRNA (N(6)-L-threonylcarbamoyladenosine(37)-C(2))-methylthiotransferase MtaB translates to MNTYQVHFLGCKASLSDAMGYAGILQRAGWKEAAEGENVSLVLIQTCTVTMSADAQGRQMVRKLKSRHPSARILLTGCYAQRAEEELTAMPEVDYVIGNLNPNKRELFSKIANASRNEDTDFPMPGEFARTRPFIKIQDGCDARCSYCIIPAVRGKSRSLPVEEVVRRVELFRDRGYQEMILTGISMGGYGKDLNPKSSLSHLMSKLHSLPGNFRIRLSSIEPEEVDEDFLDIFTSSDRFQPHLHLPIQSASDQVLKKMRRQYLFRRYDWIVKRLFAANARINLGTDILVGFPEEDSQAFEETYQYVQNAPFAYCHVFPFSPRPDTPAASYRRESSHAEVTERAAKLRDLAHQKNLQYRSQFVGEELPALLLHGTGEALTGNYIRVEVPEITKKTGFVSIRIHSVDGVRTHGAIVQ, encoded by the coding sequence ATGAACACGTATCAAGTACATTTTCTTGGATGCAAGGCCAGCCTGTCTGATGCGATGGGATACGCCGGAATCCTTCAGAGGGCCGGTTGGAAAGAAGCGGCCGAAGGTGAAAACGTTTCGCTCGTTCTTATCCAAACCTGCACGGTGACCATGTCTGCTGATGCGCAAGGCAGGCAGATGGTGCGCAAACTAAAGAGCCGGCATCCTTCAGCCCGCATACTGTTAACCGGCTGTTATGCGCAACGGGCGGAAGAAGAGTTGACCGCCATGCCCGAAGTGGATTACGTAATTGGGAATTTGAACCCCAACAAGCGAGAACTATTTTCAAAAATTGCAAATGCAAGCCGCAATGAAGATACCGATTTTCCGATGCCAGGCGAATTTGCGCGCACGCGTCCGTTCATCAAAATACAGGATGGTTGCGACGCGCGCTGTTCGTATTGCATCATCCCGGCCGTTCGTGGAAAGAGCAGGAGCCTGCCGGTCGAAGAAGTTGTAAGGCGAGTGGAACTCTTTCGAGATCGCGGTTACCAGGAGATGATTCTAACCGGCATCAGCATGGGTGGATATGGAAAGGATCTAAATCCAAAGAGCAGTCTCAGCCATTTGATGAGCAAACTTCATTCGCTTCCCGGGAATTTCAGAATCCGCCTGAGCTCGATCGAGCCAGAAGAGGTTGACGAGGACTTTTTGGATATCTTTACGTCCAGCGACCGGTTTCAGCCTCATTTGCATCTGCCGATTCAAAGCGCGTCGGATCAGGTGCTCAAAAAGATGCGGAGGCAGTACCTCTTTCGCCGTTACGATTGGATCGTGAAGCGCTTGTTTGCTGCAAATGCCCGGATCAATCTGGGTACGGATATACTCGTGGGTTTTCCTGAGGAAGACAGCCAGGCGTTTGAGGAGACGTATCAGTACGTTCAGAATGCCCCCTTTGCGTACTGCCATGTGTTTCCCTTTTCGCCGCGTCCCGATACACCTGCGGCATCCTATCGAAGAGAATCGAGCCATGCCGAAGTGACGGAACGCGCGGCAAAACTTCGCGATCTGGCGCATCAAAAGAATTTGCAATATCGCAGTCAGTTCGTTGGAGAAGAGCTGCCGGCACTGCTATTGCATGGGACAGGCGAAGCATTAACCGGCAATTACATTCGCGTAGAGGTTCCCGAAATCACAAAGAAGACTGGCTTCGTATCTATTAGAATTCATTCAGTAGATGGCGTTCGGACACACGGAGCCATCGTTCAGTAG
- the purE gene encoding 5-(carboxyamino)imidazole ribonucleotide mutase: protein MPQVVIFMGSRSDLEKLSEAVAMLKDFGVSYEVHVCSAHRSPRYLQETLKRLEQDGLQIVIAAAGGAAHLAGVCAAQTLLPVIGVPVDVPPLNGLDSLLSTVQMPGGIPVATVSIGKAGAKNAALLAVSILALQQEELLERLRKYREDMAAGIEKQDRELNS, encoded by the coding sequence ATGCCACAGGTTGTTATATTCATGGGTAGCAGATCCGATTTGGAAAAATTATCGGAAGCTGTCGCGATGCTGAAGGATTTCGGTGTGAGCTACGAAGTGCATGTTTGTTCTGCGCATCGTTCTCCTCGATATCTTCAAGAAACGCTGAAGCGGCTCGAACAGGACGGTTTGCAAATCGTGATTGCCGCCGCCGGTGGCGCGGCCCATCTCGCGGGTGTTTGCGCCGCGCAAACATTGTTGCCTGTGATTGGCGTGCCGGTTGACGTTCCGCCATTGAATGGGCTCGATTCGTTACTCTCGACCGTGCAAATGCCGGGCGGCATTCCGGTTGCAACCGTTAGCATCGGAAAGGCTGGCGCAAAAAATGCAGCCCTGCTGGCTGTGTCGATCCTCGCGCTGCAGCAAGAAGAATTGTTGGAACGGCTTCGTAAGTATCGTGAGGATATGGCTGCCGGAATTGAAAAGCAGGATCGCGAACTAAATTCATGA
- the purD gene encoding phosphoribosylamine--glycine ligase produces the protein MRILVIGYGGREHALVWKLKQSSNITEMFCAAGNPGIAESASVVDIDAANIVELAEFASDVKIDLTVVGPEIALDLGVVDEFQKRDLRIFGPTNSAAELESSKVFAKEFMSQRGIPTAHFRIANSAEEAERIVKSGEFRFPVVVKADGLASGKGVLVCHDERQVRDAVETIMLHRKFGKSGDRIVIEEFLEGEEISFHVISDGKKVLPLAASQDHKRLLDGDQGPNTGGMGAYSPTIAINKNIHRKIMNEIILPTISGMAEEGRLYQGVLYAGLMLTKDGPRVLEFNSRFGDPETQALLTRIDCDLAEVLMLACQGRLDEARVEWKKEASICVVLCSKGYPDNVESGHEITGIEDARATENVLVFHAGTALRDGKVVSSGGRVLGVTATAHNLSSAYDLVYSAVSKIHFNGMHYRKDIAKKALEHFKH, from the coding sequence ATGAGAATTCTTGTAATTGGTTATGGCGGTCGTGAACACGCCCTTGTTTGGAAACTGAAACAATCTTCCAACATAACGGAGATGTTTTGCGCCGCAGGGAATCCCGGGATTGCCGAATCTGCCAGCGTTGTGGACATTGATGCAGCCAATATTGTTGAGCTCGCGGAATTTGCTTCGGATGTCAAGATTGATCTGACAGTAGTGGGTCCGGAAATAGCTCTCGATCTAGGGGTTGTGGATGAATTCCAAAAGAGGGATCTGCGCATATTTGGTCCTACGAATTCCGCTGCTGAACTCGAAAGCAGTAAGGTTTTTGCGAAAGAGTTTATGAGCCAGCGTGGAATTCCAACAGCTCATTTTCGCATTGCGAACAGCGCAGAAGAGGCGGAACGGATCGTAAAGAGCGGCGAATTCCGTTTTCCGGTCGTTGTAAAGGCGGATGGTCTGGCTTCGGGCAAAGGAGTGCTGGTTTGCCACGATGAGCGACAGGTCCGTGATGCAGTTGAGACGATCATGCTTCATCGCAAGTTTGGAAAATCCGGAGACCGGATCGTGATCGAAGAATTTCTCGAAGGTGAAGAGATTTCCTTTCATGTGATTTCCGATGGCAAGAAGGTATTGCCGCTTGCCGCGAGCCAGGACCATAAGCGGCTTTTGGATGGCGATCAGGGGCCGAATACCGGCGGGATGGGCGCCTATTCACCAACCATTGCAATCAATAAGAATATCCATCGAAAGATCATGAACGAAATCATCCTGCCGACGATCTCCGGCATGGCGGAAGAGGGAAGGCTTTACCAGGGTGTCCTGTACGCTGGCTTGATGCTGACGAAAGATGGTCCTCGTGTACTTGAATTTAATTCGCGTTTTGGCGATCCTGAAACTCAGGCCCTGTTGACACGGATCGATTGTGATCTGGCTGAGGTTCTAATGCTCGCCTGTCAGGGACGTCTGGATGAAGCCCGTGTTGAGTGGAAGAAAGAAGCCAGCATCTGTGTTGTGCTTTGCTCGAAGGGATATCCGGATAATGTAGAGTCTGGACATGAGATTACGGGAATAGAAGATGCCAGGGCGACGGAAAACGTGCTGGTTTTTCACGCCGGAACCGCTTTGCGGGATGGCAAAGTTGTGAGTTCAGGAGGCCGTGTTCTGGGTGTCACGGCAACCGCTCACAATCTATCGTCTGCCTACGATCTTGTCTATAGCGCCGTCTCAAAGATTCATTTTAATGGGATGCACTACAGGAAAGATATCGCAAAAAAGGCGCTGGAGCATTTCAAGCATTAA